From the Candidatus Eremiobacterota bacterium genome, the window CCAGGAGGGCAAGAGGATAAGCGGCAATCCGCGGTGAAAAGCCATGAACACATACCGTACCGGTAAAGCAGGCGGCAGTTGGACAGAAAAAAGCGTGTTGTTCTCGTGTTTTTTTTGCTGGTGGATCTACTGTTTCTTGTGTACTGCCTGAATTTCAGGGTCAATGAGACCTATGACTCAATCCCCGCGAAGTATGTCGCCCTCTCCCTCCTCCGTGAGGGAAATCCTGACCTTGACGAGTATGCCCCCTTTCTCAGAACGACATACCTTTCCGACCCCCATGAAAGCTCTTTCGGGGTGCTCCCCTATTACCTTGTCGAGGGCACGGGCCCCGCAGGGCGCCATGTGCTCTCCAATTCAGGGGTGGGCGTGGCGCTCCTCCTCGTGCCGGCATTCTACTCTATGGACAGGATCAAACCCCTGGATGCCAGAGACATCTTTCTTCTCGCCGCCGCGGGAAGGGTCGTCATGTCCTTTTTCTCGGCCCTTGCGGCAGGCTTTCTCTATCTTATCCTTGTCAGGGTCCCCCTCAGCGAGGGAACCCGTATCGTGCTTCCCTGCGCCTTTGCTCTGGGAACGGCGATGTGGACCACCGCCAGCGAGGGGACGTGGCAGCATGGCCCCGCGGTGTTCCTGGTGGTGCTTATGCTTTACTTCCTTGTGCTGAGCGGGGGAAAAAGCCGTCATTTCAGCTATTCCGCCATCCCGGCGTCGCTTGCCCTCTGCCTGCGCCCTGCCCTCCTGCCCCTTGTGCTCTGCCTGTTCCTCTACGGCGCTCTCTACAGGAGAAAAGAACTGCCCCTTTTTGTGCTCCTCGCCATGCCTGCCTTGGCTCTTAACGGCCTTTACCATTATTACTATTTCGGATCGCCTTTCATCGTCTCAGCACAGAAATCGTGGGCTTCCGTCGCCCTTATCAAGACCGGTTCGCCCCTGATATGGCAGACCGGTTATTTTACGGGGCTCTGGGGCAACCTGTTCTCCCCCTCGAGAGGTCTCTTTGTTTATTCACCCTTTCTTCTTTTCGCGCTTTACAGCCTTTTCCACCGGGGCGGCGCCTTCGAAAGGCCTCTTGTGTTTTTCTTCGCCGCGGGCTCTCTCTCGCTGACGTTCATGCCTTCCATGTATTTTGACTGGTGGGGCGGCGTCTGCTACGGAAACCGCTACCTTCTCGAGGGAGTGCCGCTTCTTGTGCTCCTCATCGCGCACCAGTCGCGAAGGATTATGGCATCCCCTTTTCTTGTGGCGCTCTTTATGGTGTTCCTGGTGTTTTCCATTGTGGTGCAGTATGCCGGGAGCGCTCTCTATGACGGCCTGTGGGACATAATGAACCATGTGGACAGAGACCACGGCAAGCTCTGGGACTGGCATGATTCACAGCTTCGCTTTTACCTGGGACGCCTTTTCAGGGGCCTCTGAATTTTTAGAGAGGTGAGGGGGGAAAATATCTTGACACCACTCCATTGGTATGGTAAACTTGTTTTCACAGATGGGCCTTTAGCTCAGTTGGTTAGAGCGCACCCCTGATAAGGGTGAGGTGTGTGGTTCGATTCCACAAAGGCCCACTTGCCATAGTAAAAGGGGCTGTAGCTCAGCTGGGAGAGCGCCTCCCTTGCACGGAGGAAGTCAGGAGTTCGAGTCTCCTCAGCTCCACTCAAGAAACGCCGTGGTGATAACGAAAGCCGCGGTTTTTTATTTGGCACAAGGAAGGATAATTTGGGACAAAAAAGGGCTGTTTTGGGAAAGTTTTGGCGCAAATATGGCACACATTCTTAGAGGCAAAACCTATACTTCAAGCCATTCTGGAAAGTGCCCTGTCCCAAAGGTGGACCAGCCCCCCATTGACTAGACTTTTTCTCGTATGAATCGGGACAAGCAAGAGGTATAATGAGAGTAGAAGATATGATAAGGAATGGTGGGATTTTTGTGAAAAAGGTTATTTTATGCTCAGTTCTATTGCTTATTTGTGCTTCCATTGCAATGGCAAAGCTGGAAACCGTTATCTCCGAAAAATTTTTCATAAATTTTGAATTGAAACCCTATGCGAATCAAGCCATGTATACGATTGAAGGTAATCTAACGAACAGAACGAAAACCGCTTTTTCTTCCGTTACTATTGCTTGGACTCTCTACAACAAAGACGGTGCTCAGCTTAAGAGTCATAATGCCTGCATAAAAAATTTAGAGCCAAATGGGACCGCATTATTTAAAGAGACAGTCGTTGTTGATGCTAATTCAGAAGCAACTAGTATAAAACTCATTAAACTAGAGACAAATTAGGATAATTGAATTAGATAAAGCTATAGGAATGCGCATTATAAATTGCAGTATCGTAGTTTCCAGAGTTAAGTATCCATGCTCATTTGGCAATTTAGAATGCTGCAATTACTTATGCTCTGGAGTATAACGAGGAATTTCCAGGCTAAACTCATTGTTCCATTTTCTCCTACTGCGTTTCCCTTGACAGGGGAACCTCGGGTGTCGTCGTTGAGTTTGTGCTCCAGCTCTGCATTTTTGCTTATCAGACCACTGACATGATGTAATCCCTATTTCATCTCAAAGGGCGCCAATTTCGATGCAAGGAATATCGCCGGTGTTACACCTCTCCAGTGGAGGGTTTCTTGAAAAGGGCTCACAAGTTAATGAAAAAGAGTATTTTGGCGGCGAATCTCTTCTCCATAAAGCTGCCTGTGAAGGTCAAATAGAAGTTACAGCCTAGCCGCTCAAGCTGCCATGAGGAGGTGGTGGTTTTATTTATAAATACAGGGGTTTTTATTTTCCCCTCCCCATGGAGGTCCCTCCTCTCCAGCGCGAGGAGTTTTCCGCTGCGGTACAGAACCTCTATACCATCATTATCGAAGGGGGAGGCCATGAAGGACTATTACAGGATACTGGGCCTGGACCCGCTGGCGGAGCCGGAGGTCGTCGCTGCCGCGTACAAGGCGCTCCTGGGGAAGTATCAGGATTCCCGTGAAGCCGGCACCGAGGGCAGATTGAACGATATCATCGAGGCTTACGGGGTGCTGGGCGACAGCGTGAAGCGGGCCGGCTATGACAGGGAGTGCCAGAGCGCCCTTGAAGCCCTCTCCTCTCCCGGCGGCGGAAGGCCTTCGGGGTATCCCCGGAAAAACACCTTCGGCTATGACGAGCATGAGAATTCCCTTGACAATGCCGTGATGATTCTCATACCCCCGGGGGAGTTTCTGATGGGGTCACCCGTAGGTGAAGGCTATGGCGAGGAGCATCCCCAGCGCAATATATACCTTGATCCCTTTTATATTTATAAATACGAGGTGACCAACGGGCAGTTCGCCCGCTTTGTCAATGAAACAGGGTATAAGGCCAAGGGTGACTGGGAAAAGTATGCCGTCCAGGGCAGGGAGAGCCATCCTGTCATCAATGTCACCTGGACTGATGCCCAGGCTTACTGTCAGTGGGCAGGCGGAGACCTCCCGACAGAAGCGCAGTGGGAGAAGGCGGCCCGGGGCATTGACGGCAGAAGGTTCCCCTGGGGCGATCACTGGGACAGGAACAAGTGCAACAATGTTGACACTGACAGCAGTGAATACAGGGCTCTCCGCGCCCATCTCTACCTGAGAAGAGGCACGACGCCCGTGGGGGCCTTTTCTGAAGGCGCGAGCCCTTATGGCTGCATGGACATGGCCGGGAACGTGTGGGAATGGTGCGGGGACTGGTATGACCAGCAATACTATCAGAAAAGCCCTGTGAGGAATCCTCCGGGGCCCCTCCAGGGAGATGCCCGGGTCTACCGCGGCGGCGCATGGAATAATGATGCAACGACGGGCTTCCGCTGCGCCTACCGCACCGGGAGTCCCCCGGGCGAGACGAACTTCCTTTTCGGCTTCCGCCCGATGCTTCTCCTCAGCGGCGAATGATGAGGTCGGAAGTGTTATGTGATTGCCAGGTGGTCAGCATCTGAATAGTAATAATCAACTGAAAGGGTGGGTATCATGAAGTTCTTCGCGGTGTTTCTTGCAGGTTTTCTTCTCCTGGCTTTCCCCGTGGAGGCTGAGACAATGCTTCCTCCTGAGGGAGCTCTTATCGTGGGGCCGAGCCCCGTCGTCACCTTCCAGTGGGACTATCACGGGAGTATGCACTATCTTGAGGTCTACTCGGGATCGGCGACGGTGTTCTCAAAACCGGTGGGAAGCGGTTCCTGTTCCCTGACGCTCAAGCCTGATCTTGAGTACCGGTGGAAGCTCCGGGAATATGTCAATGGTGGTTACCAGTCCCCGGCTGATTTTCGCAAATTCACCACCTCATCCCGCACGGAGTTTTCCCATAACGGCGCTGCCGGCGCCACGGGAGCCCAGGGAGGCACCGGTGCTGAGGTGAAAGTGATGCTCCAGGAGCAGGGAGGCTTTATCGAGGTCACCATTGAGCCTGCTCTAGGCCCGAAGGAAGCTTTTCTCATCCAGAAGAGTCCCGTGAGCCCCGTCACCATCTCTTCCGAGGGCGGTCCCGGGGGCACAGGTGCTGCCGGTGCGGAAGGCATGTATGTCTCGTCGGTCTCGGGAAGCAGCGGTGGCCCCGGTGGCAAGGGTGGCCCCGGCGGCGACGGTGGAAAAGTCACGGTGCTCTCCAAAGGGACAGATCTCAGCAAGTATGTGAAAGTCTCAGTGAAAGGCGGCCCCGGCGGCAGTGGCGGCGCCGGAGGGAGCGGCGGCAGCGCGGGCTATTATGAGACCGCTTCTGACGGCACCCAGGTATGGCGTCCCGGCACCAAGGGCGCCGATGGGCCCCGCGGAGCAGAGGGTGAGGCGGGAAAAGAGGGCAAGGTGGTTTACGAGGTAGCCAAGTAAAGCGCACTGCGAGACCAGCCAGGCAGCTCAAAGTATCGCCTTTCTTATGGAAAAGGAGTTTTTGATAAAGACCCGGCTTCTTCTGATTTCCAGAGAGAAGCCCAGGGTCTTTTTTGTGGCACCTTGACATTTGATAACAAATGATATATAATGATATTAAAAGATAGTAAATGAGGTAAATTATTATGGAAAAAGACATTCTGGATGCCGAGGAAGCCCGGGAGTTCTTGAAGACCTCGAAGCCCACATTTTACCGCTGGCTCAAAGCGGGAAAAATTCAGGGCTTCAAGGCGGGAAAGCAATGGCGCTTCTACAGGAGCGACCTCGTGGCGTTCCTGGAGACCACGGGAACGGAGCTGCTGCAGCAGAGGGGAGAGATAAGGGAAGCCCTGGATTTTTTTGCCACGCGGGTCACCGAAAAGCGCCTGGGAAAAAAAGCAGTGGCGGAGAGAGTTCAGGTGACGAGCTCGCTTGAAAAGCAGGATCTTCTGAGAAGGCTTGTATTCATGCTTTTTCTTGATGCTTTTCAGGAGAAGGCCAGCGATATTCACCTTGAACCCCGCAGCGGCGGCGCCCTGACGGTAAAATACCGGACAGGCGGGGCTCTGAAAGCCCTTATGGATCTTGCCCCTGATGTGGCAGCTGATATGGCGGTTCAGCTGAGAGAGATGGCGGGGCTTTCCCCTCTGTCAACAGGAGCAGCAGAAAGAGGAAAGTTCAGTTTTGATGCAGGAGAATTCGTTGAAGGCTCTCCGATTTCGCTGAAACTCAGCACGCTCCCCACTCTGGACGGAGAGAGGATCACTGTCTCCCTGGACCCCTTCTCCAGCGTGGAAGCAGCGATGAAACAGGGATTTGGATCTCTGGGATTCAGGGGCGCCGATATCACCACCGTGAGCGAGATATTTGACAAGAAATCGGGAGTCGTCGTCGTGACGGGCCCCGCCGGGAGCGGGAGAACAACGGCCTGCCACAGCGCCTTGAACCATATCCAGAGAAAGGCTGCGGGAAGCGCCAATATTATCGCCCTCGAGGATGAGATAGCCTACCGCTCCGAAAGCATCACCCAGGTAAAGCTCGAAGGAGCCGACAGCAGGGGCATGGTGGAGACCCTCCAGGCGGTGATGTGGCAGGATCCCGACGTGGTGTTCCTGAGCACCCTCCCGGACAGGGAGGCCGCCCGCCTTGCCTGCGAGATTGCCCTCACGGGGCACCTGGTCATTCTCCAGGCAGAGAGCCCCGATATCATGCACGCCCTGGTGAAGCTCCGGGCCCTCGGCATCGATATCTCCACCCTCTCGACGCTGCTGGAGGGAGTTCTTGCCCTCAGGCTCGTTAGGACCCTCTGTGAAGAGTGCCGGGAAGAATATGTCCCCTCCAGGGAAATATCTGACCGTTACTTTCTTCCTCTTTACGGGCGCTGGTTCAATGAGGGGGGAAGCCCTTCCCGGGGAGGCCCCGTGAAGCTTTTCCGGGGAAAGGGCTGCAGCAGCTGCCGCATGACAGGCTTCAGCGGCAGAACGCTCCTCTATGAGCTGCTCAACCCGGACAGGGAGATAAAGGAAATACTCTCCCAGGGTCTTGAGCCCGACAAGCTCATGGAAGCATTGCTGGAAAAAGGCTTCCTCACGCTCAGGGAAAGAGCTTTCTCCTATGCCCTCGCGGGGGTGACCACCATTGAGGAGGCTCTGAGGGTGAGCCATATTTAACCTGTGATCGACGATCAGAAAAAGGAGGAAGCCAATGGCAAGGTCAAGAGAGAGCGACATGGGTTCACTGCTTGCAGAATACGGCATGGTGACGGAAAGGCAGCTTGAAAAGGCGCGGGATCAGGCGGAAAAGTTCCATGAGCCCCTGGAAAAGGTAGTGGCGAGGATGGGCTTTGCCACGGAGAAAGAGATCACCGAGGTCATGGGAAGAAAAATGGGTGTGGATTTCGTGGACCTGGAGGAAAGGGAATATGACGGCGAGCTCGTCCATGCAGTCCCGGAGCGCTTTACCCATCAATACAAGGTCTTTCCCGTGGAGCTGAGGGAGAACAGGCTCACCCTTGCCATGGTGGACCCCTTTGATGTCATTGCCATCGATGACATCAGGCTTGTCACCGGTTATGACATCGAGCCGGTCATTGCCACCGAGGGCGCCATCATGGACGCCATCAACAGGCACTATTCCACCACCGCCATGGTTGAGGCCAATGATGTGCTCAAGGGCCTCAGCGCAGCCGACGTGGAAGCCTTCGAAGCGGACAATGCCGATGAAGAGGAATTCTCTCCGGAGCAGATCAAGGAGCTTGTCAATGAGGCGCCTATTGTCCGCGTGGTGAATCTCATCATCTCTCAGGCCATCAGTGACAAAGCCTCTGATATTCATATAGAACCCGAGACAAAGCTGGTAAGGGTCCGCTACAGGGTGGACGGCGTGCTCCATGACGTCATGGAGCCTCCACGCCATATTCACGCTCCCATGGTCTCGAGGCTCAAGATCATGTCCTCGATGGATATTGCCGAGCGCCGCGTGCCCCAGGACGGGAAGATTCACATGCGCCACGACCACCGGGAGTTTGACCTCCGCGTCTCCACAATACCCACGGTCCACGGCGAGAAGGTGGTCATGAGAATCCTGGATAAGGGCTCGGTGACCCTCGGTCTCAATAACCTTGGCTTCTACCCCGACGTGCAGAGCCGCCTGGAGCAGATCGTGGAGAAGCCCTACGGAATGTTGCTGGTCACGGGCCCCACGGGCTCGGGGAAATCAACGTCCCTTTATTCCATTCTCAACAGGCTCAACAAGGGAGAGGTGAATATCGTCACCGTTGAAGATCCCGTGGAGTACCAGATCCAGGGCATCAGCCAGGTGCAGCAGAATGAAAAAGCGGGCCTCACTTTTGCGACGGCCCTGAGGGCATTTCTCCGCCAGGACCCCGATATCATCATGGTGGGCGAGATCCGTGACCAGGAGACAGCAAAGACCGCCGTGGAGGCAGCACTCACGGGGCACCTTGTGCTCTCCACCCTCCATACCAATGATGCGGCAGGGGCTGTCACAAGGCTCACCGAAATGGGCGTCGAGCCCTTTCTCTGCGCTTCTTCGCTTATAGGCGTTCTTGCCCAGCGCCTGGCGCGGTGCATCTGCCCCAACTGCCGGGAGTCCTACACTCCCCCCGTGGAGTCGGTGAGAAGATTCGGCCTCTCCGCCTATACCGATTCGGAGATCGTTTTTTACCGGGGAAGGGGATGCGATCACTGCAAGATGACAGGCTACAGGGGGAGAACAGGGATCCATGAGCTGCTCACCATGTCGGACAGGATAAGAGGTCTGATTCTTCAGCGCGCTTCAACGGCAGAGCTCAGGCAGTGCGCCATAGAGGAGGGCATGAAGACCATGCCTGACGACGGCCTCAGAAAAGTGCTTGACGGCGTCACCACCATAGAAGAGTGCCTCAGGGTGGTCTATATCGAAGGACAGGAGCTCTGACAAGGCACGGGCCTCTCAGAAAGGAATCAAATCGGCTCCCATTGAAGTCTCCAGGGTCCGAAATTTCATTAAAGGAGAATCTCAATGAAGCTTTTAGTGGTGAATGGGAGCCCCCGCGGGGCCCATGGAAACACCGAGCT encodes:
- a CDS encoding SUMF1/EgtB/PvdO family nonheme iron enzyme, which gives rise to MKDYYRILGLDPLAEPEVVAAAYKALLGKYQDSREAGTEGRLNDIIEAYGVLGDSVKRAGYDRECQSALEALSSPGGGRPSGYPRKNTFGYDEHENSLDNAVMILIPPGEFLMGSPVGEGYGEEHPQRNIYLDPFYIYKYEVTNGQFARFVNETGYKAKGDWEKYAVQGRESHPVINVTWTDAQAYCQWAGGDLPTEAQWEKAARGIDGRRFPWGDHWDRNKCNNVDTDSSEYRALRAHLYLRRGTTPVGAFSEGASPYGCMDMAGNVWEWCGDWYDQQYYQKSPVRNPPGPLQGDARVYRGGAWNNDATTGFRCAYRTGSPPGETNFLFGFRPMLLLSGE
- the gspE gene encoding type II secretion system ATPase GspE, producing the protein MARSRESDMGSLLAEYGMVTERQLEKARDQAEKFHEPLEKVVARMGFATEKEITEVMGRKMGVDFVDLEEREYDGELVHAVPERFTHQYKVFPVELRENRLTLAMVDPFDVIAIDDIRLVTGYDIEPVIATEGAIMDAINRHYSTTAMVEANDVLKGLSAADVEAFEADNADEEEFSPEQIKELVNEAPIVRVVNLIISQAISDKASDIHIEPETKLVRVRYRVDGVLHDVMEPPRHIHAPMVSRLKIMSSMDIAERRVPQDGKIHMRHDHREFDLRVSTIPTVHGEKVVMRILDKGSVTLGLNNLGFYPDVQSRLEQIVEKPYGMLLVTGPTGSGKSTSLYSILNRLNKGEVNIVTVEDPVEYQIQGISQVQQNEKAGLTFATALRAFLRQDPDIIMVGEIRDQETAKTAVEAALTGHLVLSTLHTNDAAGAVTRLTEMGVEPFLCASSLIGVLAQRLARCICPNCRESYTPPVESVRRFGLSAYTDSEIVFYRGRGCDHCKMTGYRGRTGIHELLTMSDRIRGLILQRASTAELRQCAIEEGMKTMPDDGLRKVLDGVTTIEECLRVVYIEGQEL
- a CDS encoding ATPase, T2SS/T4P/T4SS family, with protein sequence MEKDILDAEEAREFLKTSKPTFYRWLKAGKIQGFKAGKQWRFYRSDLVAFLETTGTELLQQRGEIREALDFFATRVTEKRLGKKAVAERVQVTSSLEKQDLLRRLVFMLFLDAFQEKASDIHLEPRSGGALTVKYRTGGALKALMDLAPDVAADMAVQLREMAGLSPLSTGAAERGKFSFDAGEFVEGSPISLKLSTLPTLDGERITVSLDPFSSVEAAMKQGFGSLGFRGADITTVSEIFDKKSGVVVVTGPAGSGRTTACHSALNHIQRKAAGSANIIALEDEIAYRSESITQVKLEGADSRGMVETLQAVMWQDPDVVFLSTLPDREAARLACEIALTGHLVILQAESPDIMHALVKLRALGIDISTLSTLLEGVLALRLVRTLCEECREEYVPSREISDRYFLPLYGRWFNEGGSPSRGGPVKLFRGKGCSSCRMTGFSGRTLLYELLNPDREIKEILSQGLEPDKLMEALLEKGFLTLRERAFSYALAGVTTIEEALRVSHI
- a CDS encoding FxLYD domain-containing protein, giving the protein MRVEDMIRNGGIFVKKVILCSVLLLICASIAMAKLETVISEKFFINFELKPYANQAMYTIEGNLTNRTKTAFSSVTIAWTLYNKDGAQLKSHNACIKNLEPNGTALFKETVVVDANSEATSIKLIKLETN